One Silene latifolia isolate original U9 population chromosome 4, ASM4854445v1, whole genome shotgun sequence DNA segment encodes these proteins:
- the LOC141652574 gene encoding putative plastid-lipid-associated protein 10, chloroplastic, translated as MTFVVAPLTYVSANNKVNCWSNALVSIPNAARKLPNRTFWRCSANATYAAPATDFELENKKHDLLRAVQETERGLKTTADQRSSIEEALVSVEKYDAGEPVNLDKLDGTWRLQYTSAPDVVVLFESASRLPIFQVGQIFQKFECRDRSDGGVVRNVIKWSIRNLLEENEGATLIVSAKFSVVSQRNIYLEFEEITLQDIIISDQLQALIAPAILPRTYVNLQILQFIRSFKAQIPVTSPATQRRSVGGLYYLSYLDNNMLLGRAVGGGGVFVFTRAPALIC; from the exons ATGACATTTGTTGTTGCACCTTTAACATATGTTTCTGCTAACAACAAAGTTAATTGCTGGTCCAATGCTCTCGTATCGATCCCTAATGCTGCAAGAAAACTCCCTAACAGAACGTTCTGGCGATGTTCAGCTAATGCAACTTATGCTGCCCCA GCAACCGATTTTGAGCTTGAGAACAAGAAGCATGATTTGTTGAGAGCAGTCCAGGAAACTGAGCGGGGGCTTAAAACAACGGCTGATCAACGCTCTTCCATTGAGGAAGCCCTG GTAAGTGTAGAGAAATATGATGCCGGTGAGCCAGTTAACCTAGACAAGCTCGATGGAACTTGGCGTCTGCAATATACTTCTGCCCCTGACGTTGTTGTTCTTTTTGAGTCGGCCTCTAGGCTTCCCATCTTTCAG GTGGGTCAGATCTTTCAGAAATTTGAATGTCGTGATCGATCTGATGGAGGTGTTGTACGGAATGTTATCAAGTGGAGCATTCGAAATTTACTAGAG GAAAATGAGGGTGCAACTTTGATCGTATCAGCAAAGTTTTCTGTGGTTTCACAACGCAATATCTACCTTGAGTTTGAAGAG ATTACTCTCCAAGACATCATCATAAGTGATCAGTTACAAGCTCTCATTGCCCCTGCCATCCTTCCGCGAACATATGTTAATTTACAG ATTTTACAGTTCATTCGTTCTTTCAAAGCTCAGATTCCAGTGACAAGTCCGGCAACACAGAG GCGTTCAGTTGGAGGGTTATATTACCTGTCTTACTTGGATAACAACATGCTTCTAGGTCGTGCTGTTGGAGGTGGAGGCGTCTTCGTTTTCACTCGAGCCCCGGCTCTCATTTGTTGA
- the LOC141652578 gene encoding tubulin-folding cofactor C-like — translation MEDNSDEAIQKKHQAMIERLSNRHQSRARDKVSDSSPSFESTDSFLACFADHKQSITAELARIDQSLESFTKTDLDSVSSSIADLEKLLAENSYHLPSYEVRASLKTISDLRESLDNVSSKLVPRKKFSFKNKVAKQKVPVSPMPEQVEVEKPNVLPHEDTCLVQDTPGFRNREGEILVENLKGKNMGEFTLSNLSSCEVRLMGKQRAIFIHKLRNCKIYAGPALGSVLIDDAEGCVFVLASHQIRIHNARECDFYLRVRSRPIIEDSSGVRFAPYCLKYEGSEDDLRESKLDEETGNWANVDDFKWLRALQSPNWSILPESERLNPVCLPTADT, via the coding sequence ATGGAAGACAATAGTGATGAAGCTATTCAAAAGAAACATCAAGCAATGATCGAGCGTCTATCTAATCGTCACCAATCTCGTGCTCGAGATAAAGTGTCGGATTCGTCTCCATCGTTTGAATCAACTGACTCCTTCCTGGCTTGTTTTGCTgatcacaagcaatcaattaCTGCAGAACTTGCTCGCATTGATCAGTCCCTCGAGTCTTTCACCAAAACAGACCTTGATAGTGTTTCTTCTTCTATCGCTGATCTTGAGAAGCTACTTGCCGAGAATTCATACCACTTACCTTCTTATGAAGTTCGTGCGTCTCTCAAAACTATATCTGACCTTAGAGAGTCTCTTGATAATGTTTCATCAAAACTAGTTCCTAGAAAGAAATTCTCTTTCAAAAACAAAGTTGCAAAGCAAAAGGTGCCGGTTTCTCCCATGCCAGAACAGGTTGAAGTCGAGAAACCTAATGTGCTTCCTCATGAAGACACATGCCTTGTACAAGATACCCCGGGATTTAGAAATAGAGAAGGGGAGATTTTGGTAGAGAATTTGAAGGGAAAGAATATGGGGGAGTTCACGTTATCAAACCTTAGTTCTTGTGAGGTAAGGCTTATGGGTAAGCAAAGGGCAATTTTTATTCATAAATTAAGGAATTGTAAAATATACGCAGGCCCCGCCCTGGGTTCGGTTTTGATTGATGACGCAGAAGGATGTGTATTTGTGTTGGCATCACATCAGATCAGGATTCATAATGCTAGGGAATGTGACTTTTACTTGAGGGTCAGAAGCCGTCCCATAATTGAGGATAGCAGTGGAGTAAGGTTTGCACCATATTGTTTGAAGTATGAAGGGTCTGAAGATGATCTAAGGGAGTCAAAACTTGATGAAGAGACCGGGAATTGGGCGAATGTTGATGATTTTAAGTGGTTGCGAGCATTGCAGTCTCCGAACTGGTCTATTCTTCCAGAATCTGAACGGTTGAACCCTGTTTGTTTACCAACTGCTGATACCTGA
- the LOC141652572 gene encoding mediator of RNA polymerase II transcription subunit 19a-like — MDSDNQKFGRGPRELTGAVDLITHYKLLPHHEFFCKKSLPVSISDTHYLHNVVGDTEIRKGEGMQLDQLIQNPSYSQDGKTRIRPFDLNILSEAFLLRDTTPVELPSAEKGIPTIAGKSKSESKDKDKKHKKHKDRDKDKEKDKDHKKHKHRHKDRSKDKEKEKEKKKDKSGHQESGGEHSKKNHDKKRKHDVDEDANDIHKHKKSKHKSSKGDEMGVIKVAG; from the exons ATGGATTCAGACAACCAAAAGTTTGGAAGAG GTCCCAGGGAGCTAACAGGTGCCGTTGATCTGATAACGCATTACAAGCTATTACCGCATCATGAATTTTTCTGCAAAAAGTCTCTTCCCGTGTCAATCTCAGATACCCACTACCTTCACAACGTGGTTGGAGATACAGAAATCCGGAAAGGAGAAGGAATGCAGTTGGATCAGTTAATCCAAAATCCGTCTTATTCACAGGATGGAAAAACACGCATACGACCCTTTGATTTGAACATTCTTAGTGAAGCCTTTCTTTTAAGGGATACTACCCCTGTTGAGCTGCCTTCT GCAGAGAAGGGGATTCCAACAATTGCTGGAAAATCAAAAAGTGAGTCAAAGGACAAGGATAAAAAGCACAAAAAACACAAAGACAGAGACAAAGACAAAGAGAAGGATAAAGACCACAAAAAGCACAAACATCGTCATAAAGATCGAAGTAAAGATAAAGAgaaggaaaaggaaaaaaagaaagatAAGAGTGGGCATCAAGAGTCTGGTGGTGAACATTCAAAGAAGAATCATGATAAG AAGAGGAAGCATGATGTTGATGAAGATGCCAACGATATTCATAAACACAAAAAGAGCAAG CATAAGAGCTCAAAAGGTGACGAGATGGGTGTGATTAAGGTTGCGGGGTGA
- the LOC141652571 gene encoding ribonuclease 2-like — MAKLFAFTITIIALFSVSPSSASFVDDDGGIEVHNSNQREFDYFVLALQWPGTYCRRTQKCCKTNGCCRSSGAPQHFTIHGLWADYNDGGWPACCSNDSFDMNEISTLEKALYEYWPTLSCGSTSTCHGSKGSFYAHEWEKHGTCSASVTGDEYNYFLTTLNIYFKYNVTEVLREAGYVPSNSEKYPLGGVITAIENAFHTTPSISCSKGAIQEIHLCFYKDFKPRDCATRGVKTEINLSKSSCPKYVSLPEYVSSGRLTKGETFSQLRPDVASQ, encoded by the exons atggcgaaACTCTTCGCATTCACCATTACAATCATCGCGTTATTCTCGGTTAGTCCTTCTTCCGCAAGCTTCGTCGACGATGATGGCGGAATAGAAGTCCATAATAGTAACCAGCGTGAATTCGATTACTTCGTTTTAGCTCTTCAATGGCCTGGAACTTACTGTCGTCGTACTCAAAAGTGTTGCAAAACCAATGGTTGTTGCCGAAG ttcAGGTGCGCCTCAACATTTCACCATCC ATGGGCTTTGGGCCGACTACAATGATGGAGGCTGGCCTGCTTGCTGCAGCAACGACAGTTTTGACATGAACGAG ATCTCAACTTTGGAAAAAGCACTTTATGAGTATTGGCCAACTCTTAGCTGTGGCTCAACGTCAACATGTCATGGAAGTAAAGGATCATTTTACGCACATGAG TGGG AAAAGCATGGAACCTGCTCTGCTTCAGTCACAGGAGACGAGTATAATTATTTTTTGACAACTctcaacatctacttcaaatATAATGTCACA GAAGTACTGCGTGAAGCTGGATATGTACCTTCAAACTCTGAAAAGTATCCTCTTGGTGGCGTCATAACTGCTATTGAGAATGCTTTCCACACTACGCCTTCGATATCTTGCTCCAAAGGTGCTATTCAGGAAATCCATTTGTGCTTCTATAAGGATTTCAAG CCTCGAGATTGTGCTACCAGAGGAGTCAAAACGGAGATTAATTTATCAAAATCTTCTTGTCCAAAGTATGTCAGTTTGCCAGAATATGTGTCTTCAG GACGGCTAACAAAAGGGGAAACTTTCAGCCAATTGAGACCTGATGTTGCATCTCAGTGA